The Enterobacter huaxiensis sequence TTTCAGATGCGATGGTGCAGGTCGCGCAAAAGCTGCTGGACAAAAATGCCCTGAAAGGGCCGCTCGATCGCGTGGGGGATCTGCTGTTTGCCCCGTCTGAAGCCAGCCAGTTTGGCAAACGCATTGTCACCTCGCCGGTGTGTCTGCAATTTGAGGACGTTTCATTTGCCTATCCCGGCCGTGACGCCACGCTGCAGCACATCGATATGACCCTTAAGCAGGGAGAAGAGGCGGTGATTGTCGGTCAGAGCGGGTCGGGAAAAACCACGCTGCTGCGTCTGATCTCAGGCATGCTGCTGTCGACGTCAGGCTCGCTGCGGATCAATCAGATCCCCATCGAAGAATGCGATCTTTCCTCGCTGCGCCAGCATATCCGCATCGTACATGCAGACGATATTCTCTTTACCGGCTCGATTCTGGACAACATCGCCTGCTTTGACAGCGCACCGGATAAAGATCGGGCCATTGCCGCGTGCCGGCTGGCTGAAGTGGACCACGTCGTCACCCGTCTGCCGCACGGCTACGAGACGCAGATGCTGCCGGGGAATACCTTTTTCTCAGCCGGGGAGATGCAGCGTCTGGTCCTGGCGCGGGCCCTGTACAGCCAGCCCAGCCTGCTGCTCTGCGACGAAGTGACGGCGAATCTTGATAAGACGACCGCGCAAAAGGTCCTGGAGAACCTGCGAAGCCTGGGGATTGGCCTGGTCTTTGTCACCCACTCGCCGGACGTGGTGGGCTGCCACGGGCGCCGTTATACCATGGAAAACGGAACGCTGCGGGAGAGTGAGCAATGATGTTTCTGCCGCGTCTCTATGCCCGACTCTGCGCGCGCCAGGCCGGAAGCACGTTACTGGCAGGCCGGATTGCGCAAAACTACAGCCAGTTTATGCGCTGCCCGGAGGCCGATGTCCCGGCCGATTTTCTGCATCAGAACGCCCATGAGCTAAGCGGTTTTAACTTTGTGGAGCAGATCTTCCCGCCCGCGCTATGGGCGCGCAACGTCCGCTTCGATCTGCACGCGCACGTGGCGCAGTGGACGCACGAGCACTCTTTTTATCGTTCGCCACGCACGCTGCTGCTGGGGATGCGCTGGGCGGGTTTTGGTCTGATTATGGATGCACTGCTCGCCACCGCGCCAGCCGATGTACGCTTTCAGTTTATTACCCGTCACCCTGCGCTGCACAAGCTGATGGCCGCGCACGAAGGGCGGCGCGCCGGCTCGTTTTTCGCCCCTCACCGTCTGGTAACGGTGCTGCTAATGGACGAACGCCTGCCGGATGCGCCGCTGTTCGCGGCTCAGGCAGGCGATCAAAAAGCGTGGCTGACGGATGTCTCAACGCGTTTTCTGTCGCGCTATAGCTATAGCGTCCGAACGCTTCTGCCGGTCTGTTCGCTGCACGCGGCGGAGTTTGGGCTGGAGAGCCAGGCGTATGCGCCAGAGGGTTACCGTCAGGCCGCCACCGACACGCTGAACGCGCTGCGCAAAACCCCCACGCTCTGGAGTGCATGGGACGATCTTTCAGTGATTTATCATGGATGACATATCGTGAAATTAAAAAACCGAAGCCGACAGCGGCGGGCGCTGATCCCGCAACACTTTTCAAAAAGCTATCAGATTAACGCGCCGCGGCTGAAAACCGTGCTGGCGTTGTTCATCTCCTTTTTTCTCTGCCTGCTGGTCTTTGCGATCGTCTTTAATTTTTCGGAAACCACGCTGGCGCGCGGGGTGCTGATCCCGGCGCAGGGGGATGTTGAAGTGCGCGCCCGTGAGTCCGGCACCCTGGTTGATTTTGCCGTACGCCCGGGCCAGTACGTGAAGGAAAACGATCCGCTGTTCACCGTGTCGCAGGACTATGGCGGCAAGCAGGGCTCGGTGGTGCAGTTTGACCGCCAGCAGATGGAAGCGGAAAAAAAGCGCAGCGAGCAGCGCATTCAGGCCATTGATGACTCTATTGCGTCGTACCGCAAAAACCTGGCGCAGCAGCTGACTCTCACTGACCGGCAGATCGCCGTTTCCCGCGATAAGGTGAAAAAGCTGCGCGCGCTGCTCAAAAACAGCACCGACACCTACGAGGCGTGGAAATCGGTATCCGGAAAGGGCTATGTGTCCAAAGTGGACCTCGACAAAAGCCACAACGACGTGCTCAATGCACAGCTCAACATGACGCTGGAGGAGAGCACGATCCTTGAGCTTGAGGCGCGTAAAACCAGCCTGACAGACAGCACCCAGTCGCAAATTGACTCCCTGAGCGAGGAGCAGCTGTATGTGAAAAACCGCATCAGCGAAATCGATCGTAACCTCTCCAGCCGGGGCAGTTCTACCATGGCGATGCTGGCCCCGTCCGATGGCTACGTGGTGGCGATTAACTTCCCGCCCGGCCGGGCCATCACGCAAAACAGCGAGGTGGTGGTGGTGATCCGCAAAAATGCCGCGGCGACGATGGAAGGGTATCTGTATGTTCCGGCAACGGGGGTGGGGCGCGTGGCGAAAGGCGATAAGGTCAAGCTTCGCTTCGACTCCTGGCCCGTGGATAAATACGGTTCGGTCGAGGCAACGCTGTCTGATTTCTATGAGGTCAATATCGATGCCCATTCCGCGCTGATCCCGCTGCAGGAAGGGCAGAACTATTACCTGGCTAAAGTGCGCGTTCCCTCCTGGTTTACCGACCCGGACAAGAAAAAACGCATGCTGATGGGCGGAATGACGGTTAACGCCGATATCGTTATCGATCGTAAGCCACTTATCAATCTGCTGATAGCTCCGCTGGAAAGGGTGCGGAAGCGGTTTATTGATTAACCCGTAAATCGCAGGGCGGGTAAGCGCAGCGCCACCCGGCGTTTACCCCAGCTTATCCATCCGGGTCTCCCCCTCCACCATCGACAGCTGATACAGCGAAAACGAACGGTGCTTTTCAATCAAATTCGCCAGCTCCGGCGAGTGGCTGGTGAGCCAGATCTGCGAGTAGCGGCTGGCCTCGGCAATCAGGCTCGCCAGCGCGGGCAGCATCTGCGGGTGCAGGCTGTTTTCCGGTTCGTTGAGAACGATGAAAGCGGGAGGGCGCGGGCTTAACAGCGCCACGGCAAGGCACAGGAAACGCAGCGTGCCGTCGGAGAACTCAGCCGGTTCCAGCGGCCTGCTCAGACCCTCGCGCTGCATCATCATGCGAAAACGTCCGCCGGTGTTGTCGCTGTAAAACACGCAGCCGGGGAAGGCCTGATCAAGGATGCGCATCAGCAGCAGTTCGTCGCCGATTTCAACAATAGTCTGAAACGCGGCGGCCAGGTTCGCCCCGTCGCTGGCCAGCACCGGCGAGCGAAAGCCCACCTGCGGCGCGCGGATAGCGGAACCGGAAGAGACGGAAAACTCGTGATAAAAACGCCAGTTACGCAGAGACTCGCGCATCTGCGACACTTCCGGGTAAAGATGCGGCTCGCCGAGCTGCCCGAACACCGATTCGTTCTCATACAGCGTGCCGCTGTGGGTCACTTTTTCGTGGTGCACGTTATTCAGAAACACGGCCTGATTCTTACGCTTCATCAGCTGCGAGGACGGGCGGCGGTGCTGGCCGCTCAGCCAGATGGACTCCTCTTTAATCACCGGGTCGAGCTGAAACTGCGAGGGATACGGCAGCTTCTCCACAAAGCCCACCTGCAGCTCGTATTCGTAGGTCTCCGTTTCTACCGCGAGGTTCATGCGCCGCAGCTGGTCGCTGCGGGTTTTGCCCGCCCAGAACACCTTCAGGATGCCGCCCTCATTGGCCAGCGCCTGGGAGAACTGCCCCTGCGCCGCGCTGTGCATCAGGTAAATCGCCTTGTAGATATTCGATTTCCCGGTGCCGTTGGGGCCGAAAACAATATTGAGCTGCTCCAGCTCCAGCGACATATCGCGGATGGAGCGGTAGTTCTGGATGTGCAGGGTTTTGATCATCGCCGTGTCCATTTGTGCAATTATGCCTGTGTATAATTACAGTATTTTGGAGCGGGTGCAAAAAAAAGACGACAGTGAGGTGTCGTCCAAACGGGGTACTGCTTTGGGCCTCTGTGGGTCAACGGGCCTTCGCATTTTTTATATTCAGGACACTGCCAGACGCAGACCCAAATCATCAGGATAGGGATCAAAGTAGTTTTGCGTCATCAGATACCGGTCAGGGTATTCGGCCATGTAATGCTTGAGCAGCGTCAGCGGCGCGAGGATGGGCAGCAGCCCGTCGCGATAGTGCAGGATCACATCGCGCAGCTCGACGCGCTGGCGGCTGTTCAGCTGGTTGCGGAAATAGCCCTGAATATGCATCAGCACGTTGGTGTGATTTTTCCGCGACGCGGGCTTTTTCAGGATCGTCATCAGCTTGTCACGGTACGCTACGAAAAACGCGTCCAGATCCTCCCACTCGTGCAGCGACGCAACGAACGGCCCGATCTCCCGGTATCCCGCCTGATGGTGCGCGAGCAGCTGAAGCTTGTAGCGGCTGTGGAAATCCAGCAGCGCGCGGCGCGTCAGGCCGCTGGCGCGCAGCGTGTTCAGCTCGTGAAGGGCAAAAACCCGCTCGATAAAGTTTTCCCGCAGCACCGGATCGTGCAGCCGTCCATCTTCCTCAACGGGCAGCCACGGATAGGTTTCAAGCAGGGCGGCGGTGAACAGCCCGACGCCCTCCTTGCGGCCCCGGTTGCCGTTTTCATCATACAGCCGCACGCGCTCCATGCCGCAGCTTGGCGATTTCGCGCAGACGATGAATCCCGCCAGATCGCCGATTTTGGGCAGATATTCCGCCGTAAAGTCGGCCATCTTTTGCGTCAGGTCGTCGTGCGGCGGCTTGCTGAAGCGCAGCTGCGTCTCGCCGATGTCCGTCATCGTCAGGCGAATGGCCGGACGCGGCGTCGGCAGGCCGATCGCCATTTCAGGACAGACGGGCCGGAAGTTCACCCACTGGGCCAGTTCATCCATGACGAAGCCCATACGCTTATGTCCGCCGTCAAAGCGAACGGCGGAACCGGTCAAACATCCGCTAATGCCCAGCACAGGTTTCGTTGTCATGGTGTATACCTCCAGTTCATATAACTAAAACTTACACAACATGACTAATTTGTCCAAGTATTGGCGGAATTATTTTTTATTTCCTTTTAAAATCAATGGTACTTAACTGCCCTTATAGGTCGAATAACCGTACTGGCTGAGCAGCAGTGGAATGTGCAGCTTTTCGTTGGTGCGGGTCACGGTAAACAGCACCGGGATCTCCGGGAAGAAAGAGTCCAGCTTCTTCGTGTGGAAGTAATCGGCGGTTTTGAAGGTCACCTTGTAGACGCCAGGCTGCATATCCTGATCCTCTGGATAGAGAGACTTGATGCGTCCGTCCTGGTCGGTTTTGCCGCTGGCAAGCTGAGTCCATTTATCCTGCTGCTGCTTTTCCAGCGTGACGGTGACGCCCGGAGGCGGCGTGCCGGTTTGCTGGTCAAGCACGTGAACGCTCAGCGTACCGACGGGGGCGCTAAAGGCCGCGGGGGCAAAGGCCATGGCGGCCAGGATCAGAAGAGGGGTTGTCTTTTTCATTGTGTTTTCCTGTGGGGGTTATCAGTCACAGGAAAACGTTAGCATCTGCGGCGCGGGAAAATATTCAACTTTTCGTGAAGATTCCCGCAGGAGAAAATTATCAGAGGATAATCACGTCAAGCGATACCTGCTGCTGCCACTGCTCCACCTGCTTTTTCCGCGCGGCGGTGAGTTTTCCGCGGGTGACCAGCAGCCACTTACGGTCCGGGAAGATTTCCGGGGCCAGCGCGGCGGGTGGGGAAGGCAGAATATCGATGCGGTGGCCCTGACCGGTGCGCGTTAAGGCTTCGAGCCAGATTTCGCACGGGTCGTTCAGGTGCCAGCCGGTCAGCAGGATGTTGTCGCCCGGCGCTTTTTTATCCCCTTCGAGACAAAACGAGGTGTAGGCAATGAGGATACCGTCAAGAATGTCGCGCAGGGTCATGGCGGCGGGAACGTTGGCCGACATTTGGCCGCGCAGCGGGCGCAGCACGTTGGCGACCAGCTCGGGTCTCGGGTATTCGCGACCGGCGTCGTAAATCATCTGGCGCAGAGACTCGATTTTACCGT is a genomic window containing:
- a CDS encoding AAA family ATPase, whose translation is MIKTLHIQNYRSIRDMSLELEQLNIVFGPNGTGKSNIYKAIYLMHSAAQGQFSQALANEGGILKVFWAGKTRSDQLRRMNLAVETETYEYELQVGFVEKLPYPSQFQLDPVIKEESIWLSGQHRRPSSQLMKRKNQAVFLNNVHHEKVTHSGTLYENESVFGQLGEPHLYPEVSQMRESLRNWRFYHEFSVSSGSAIRAPQVGFRSPVLASDGANLAAAFQTIVEIGDELLLMRILDQAFPGCVFYSDNTGGRFRMMMQREGLSRPLEPAEFSDGTLRFLCLAVALLSPRPPAFIVLNEPENSLHPQMLPALASLIAEASRYSQIWLTSHSPELANLIEKHRSFSLYQLSMVEGETRMDKLG
- a CDS encoding YbgA family protein, with protein sequence MTTKPVLGISGCLTGSAVRFDGGHKRMGFVMDELAQWVNFRPVCPEMAIGLPTPRPAIRLTMTDIGETQLRFSKPPHDDLTQKMADFTAEYLPKIGDLAGFIVCAKSPSCGMERVRLYDENGNRGRKEGVGLFTAALLETYPWLPVEEDGRLHDPVLRENFIERVFALHELNTLRASGLTRRALLDFHSRYKLQLLAHHQAGYREIGPFVASLHEWEDLDAFFVAYRDKLMTILKKPASRKNHTNVLMHIQGYFRNQLNSRQRVELRDVILHYRDGLLPILAPLTLLKHYMAEYPDRYLMTQNYFDPYPDDLGLRLAVS
- the uraH gene encoding hydroxyisourate hydrolase — encoded protein: MKKTTPLLILAAMAFAPAAFSAPVGTLSVHVLDQQTGTPPPGVTVTLEKQQQDKWTQLASGKTDQDGRIKSLYPEDQDMQPGVYKVTFKTADYFHTKKLDSFFPEIPVLFTVTRTNEKLHIPLLLSQYGYSTYKGS
- a CDS encoding MerR family transcriptional regulator, translated to MAYSIGEFARLSGITATTLRAWQRRYGLLKPERSEGGHRQYSEDDVQQALKILDWVKKGVPIGQVKPLLERPAPRRTNNWQTLQQAMLQRLQDGKIESLRQMIYDAGREYPRPELVANVLRPLRGQMSANVPAAMTLRDILDGILIAYTSFCLEGDKKAPGDNILLTGWHLNDPCEIWLEALTRTGQGHRIDILPSPPAALAPEIFPDRKWLLVTRGKLTAARKKQVEQWQQQVSLDVIIL
- a CDS encoding HlyD family secretion protein gives rise to the protein MKLKNRSRQRRALIPQHFSKSYQINAPRLKTVLALFISFFLCLLVFAIVFNFSETTLARGVLIPAQGDVEVRARESGTLVDFAVRPGQYVKENDPLFTVSQDYGGKQGSVVQFDRQQMEAEKKRSEQRIQAIDDSIASYRKNLAQQLTLTDRQIAVSRDKVKKLRALLKNSTDTYEAWKSVSGKGYVSKVDLDKSHNDVLNAQLNMTLEESTILELEARKTSLTDSTQSQIDSLSEEQLYVKNRISEIDRNLSSRGSSTMAMLAPSDGYVVAINFPPGRAITQNSEVVVVIRKNAAATMEGYLYVPATGVGRVAKGDKVKLRFDSWPVDKYGSVEATLSDFYEVNIDAHSALIPLQEGQNYYLAKVRVPSWFTDPDKKKRMLMGGMTVNADIVIDRKPLINLLIAPLERVRKRFID